A section of the Lepus europaeus isolate LE1 chromosome 19, mLepTim1.pri, whole genome shotgun sequence genome encodes:
- the CXCL17 gene encoding C-X-C motif chemokine 17, protein MPVAAAGVARGHRDQRQTSGRWLWEDGQECECKGWFLRAPTRKLMTVPRLPKKHCPCDHFKSTVKKTRHQKSHRQPNKHSRACQQFLKRCQLASFALPL, encoded by the exons GGGTCGCCAGAGGCCATAGGGACCAACGCCAAACTTCAGGGAGGTGGCTCTGGGAAGATGGCCAAGAATGTGAGTGCAAAG GTTGGTTCCTGAGAGCCCCTACAAGAAAACTCATGACAGTGCCTAGGCTGCCAAAGAAGCACTGTCCCTGTGATCACTTCAAAAGCACAGTGAAGAAAACCA gGCATCAAAAGTCCCACAGGCAGCCAAACAAGCACTCCAGAGCCTGCCAGCAGTTTCTCAAACGATGTCAACTAGCAAGCTTTGCTCTGCCTTTATAG